A genomic segment from Sphingomonas astaxanthinifaciens DSM 22298 encodes:
- a CDS encoding glycosyltransferase family 39 protein encodes MSEDEFSRPRHEHLLLLLLFLLFAAASLAAPINHDESQYVGAIAMMREGLPFRDWPFLQTPLQPLLLSPLSLLPAGWLLVGARLANVLFGVLACWALLRLFRDRIPFWAAAATTIGMATTNAFLFGTEVARNDMLPAALLALSLFAFLPHGEMPSWRRTGLAGLFLGLAISAKISMAVPAAGAGLWLLWRFNRVGARAVATAALGGLVGLLPSLVLYAMAPERFTFGVFTYSLVAPELYWNGIGESWRLHPLSKLDDIVAESLRGATALALLLTIFTLRSRARQRLFEIMALGGLVAAYLPDPFFKQYMIPLLPPLFARAGRALPMLGPLGRRVTLAAGAVFAIVGASGSLKAIATMAMREPPLLEAVDRGRIVAAVAAGRPVATLSPEQIAGADVRLDPDFTAGPFLFRIQGPTGAMVEAEVGAPTFQRLGDLDRDPPAVLVTGAERRVRPPLFPHGLDDSLDDWAASRGYRPQPLPGRGWRMWVAPTKRGGPEEPPHYGQVRTPQGPSRKPA; translated from the coding sequence ATGAGTGAAGACGAGTTCTCCCGTCCGAGGCACGAGCATCTGTTGCTTCTGCTCCTATTCCTGCTGTTCGCGGCCGCGTCGCTGGCGGCTCCGATCAACCATGACGAAAGCCAGTATGTCGGCGCGATCGCGATGATGCGCGAGGGCCTGCCATTCCGCGACTGGCCCTTCCTCCAGACCCCGCTCCAGCCGCTCCTGCTCTCGCCGCTGTCGCTGCTTCCCGCCGGCTGGCTGCTGGTCGGGGCGCGGCTTGCGAACGTCCTCTTCGGCGTGCTCGCCTGCTGGGCGCTGCTGCGCCTGTTCCGCGACCGCATCCCTTTCTGGGCGGCGGCCGCGACCACGATCGGCATGGCTACCACCAACGCCTTCCTGTTCGGAACCGAGGTGGCCCGCAACGACATGCTTCCGGCCGCGCTCCTCGCGCTGAGCCTGTTCGCCTTCCTGCCGCATGGCGAGATGCCGAGCTGGCGCCGGACGGGCCTCGCGGGGCTGTTCCTCGGCCTCGCCATCTCGGCCAAGATCAGCATGGCGGTACCCGCCGCGGGGGCGGGCCTGTGGCTGCTGTGGCGCTTCAACCGGGTCGGAGCGAGGGCGGTGGCGACCGCGGCGCTCGGCGGGCTGGTCGGGCTACTGCCCAGCCTCGTCCTCTACGCCATGGCGCCCGAGCGCTTCACCTTCGGGGTCTTCACCTACAGCCTCGTCGCGCCCGAACTCTACTGGAACGGCATCGGCGAATCCTGGCGGCTGCATCCGCTCAGCAAGCTCGACGACATCGTCGCCGAATCGCTTCGCGGCGCGACCGCACTGGCGCTGCTGCTCACCATCTTCACGCTCCGCTCGCGCGCTCGCCAGCGATTGTTCGAGATCATGGCGCTGGGCGGACTGGTCGCCGCCTACCTCCCCGACCCATTCTTCAAGCAATATATGATCCCGCTCCTCCCGCCGCTGTTCGCGCGGGCGGGGCGGGCGCTACCGATGCTGGGCCCGCTCGGCCGCCGGGTCACGCTGGCGGCGGGCGCGGTGTTCGCGATCGTCGGCGCGAGCGGCTCGCTCAAGGCGATCGCAACCATGGCGATGCGCGAGCCGCCGCTGCTCGAGGCGGTCGACCGCGGCCGGATCGTCGCCGCCGTCGCCGCCGGCCGGCCGGTCGCCACCCTCTCGCCCGAACAGATCGCAGGGGCCGACGTGCGCCTCGATCCCGACTTCACCGCCGGGCCGTTCCTGTTCCGGATCCAGGGGCCCACCGGCGCGATGGTCGAGGCCGAGGTCGGCGCACCGACCTTCCAGCGCCTCGGCGACCTCGACCGCGATCCGCCGGCCGTGCTGGTCACGGGCGCCGAGCGCCGCGTCCGCCCGCCGCTCTTCCCGCACGGGCTCGACGACAGCCTCGACGACTGGGCGGCGAGCCGTGGCTATCGCCCCCAGCCGCTGCCGGGGCGCGGCTGGCGGATGTGGGTCGCGCCAACGAAAAGGGGCGGCCCCGAAGAGCCGCCCCATTACGGTCAGGTCCGGACCCCGCAGGGTCCGTCCCGCAAACCCGCTTAG
- the rpsD gene encoding 30S ribosomal protein S4 has translation MSKRTSAKYKLDRRMGENVFGRPKSPVNKREYGPGQHGQRRKGKMSDFGIQLRAKQKLKGYYGDVTEKQFKRTFFEASRMKGDASQNLIGLLERRLDMVVYRAKFAPTIWAARQLVSHGHVRVNGGKCNVASRRINVGDVIELGPKAQEMALVLEAQSLAERDIPDYVSPDGNAKVTYTRVPTLDEVPYPVRMEPNLVVEFYSR, from the coding sequence ATGTCGAAGCGCACCAGCGCCAAGTACAAGCTTGACCGCCGCATGGGCGAGAACGTCTTCGGTCGCCCGAAGAGCCCGGTCAACAAGCGCGAATATGGTCCCGGCCAGCACGGCCAGCGCCGCAAGGGCAAGATGTCGGACTTCGGCATCCAGCTGCGCGCCAAGCAGAAGCTGAAGGGCTATTACGGCGACGTCACCGAGAAGCAGTTCAAGCGGACCTTCTTCGAAGCGAGCCGGATGAAGGGCGACGCCAGCCAGAACCTGATCGGCCTGCTCGAGCGCCGCCTCGACATGGTGGTCTATCGCGCCAAGTTCGCGCCGACCATCTGGGCCGCCCGCCAGCTCGTCAGCCACGGCCACGTCCGCGTCAATGGCGGCAAGTGCAACGTTGCCAGCCGCCGCATCAACGTCGGTGACGTGATCGAGCTCGGGCCCAAGGCGCAGGAAATGGCGCTGGTCCTCGAGGCGCAGAGCCTGGCCGAGCGCGACATCCCCGACTACGTCTCGCCGGACGGCAACGCCAAGGTGACCTACACCCGCGTTCCGACCCTCGACGAAGTGCCCTATCCGGTCCGGATGGAGCCGAACCTCGTGGTCGAATTCTACTCGCGCTAA
- a CDS encoding chorismate mutase, with protein MSETVAPEDCTTMTEVRAGVDAVDRAVVALLKRRFGYMDAAARIKPDRSAVRDEARKADVLAKVRAAAEEMQLPRPDLAEALYDQLVEASIAYEFEVFDRTRG; from the coding sequence ATGAGCGAAACCGTCGCCCCCGAGGATTGCACCACCATGACCGAGGTCCGCGCCGGCGTGGACGCGGTCGACCGCGCCGTCGTGGCGCTCCTGAAGCGCCGCTTCGGCTACATGGACGCCGCGGCCCGGATCAAGCCCGACCGCTCGGCGGTCCGCGACGAGGCGCGCAAGGCGGACGTGCTCGCCAAGGTGCGCGCGGCGGCGGAAGAGATGCAGTTGCCCCGGCCGGACCTGGCCGAGGCGCTGTACGACCAATTGGTAGAAGCCTCGATCGCCTACGAATTCGAAGTCTTCGACCGCACCCGGGGCTAG
- the nrdR gene encoding transcriptional regulator NrdR, with product MRCPFCGDLDSQVKDSRSSEDGAAIRRRRQCEGCGARFTTFERVQLRDLVVIKKDGRREPFDRAKLARAIGFASAKRDIPFEKIERLVSGIQRQLETSGDEVRAEQIGEKVMAGLKTLDHVAYIRFASIYRDFSEASDFAEIAEEVGEPADDPAAPPGKLL from the coding sequence ATGCGCTGCCCATTTTGCGGTGATCTCGACAGCCAGGTGAAGGACAGCCGCTCGTCGGAAGACGGGGCGGCGATCCGTCGCCGGCGGCAGTGCGAGGGATGCGGTGCGCGCTTCACCACCTTCGAGCGGGTCCAGCTGCGCGATCTCGTGGTGATCAAGAAGGACGGCCGCCGCGAGCCCTTCGACCGGGCCAAGCTTGCCCGCGCGATCGGCTTCGCCAGCGCCAAGCGCGACATTCCCTTCGAGAAGATCGAGCGGCTGGTGTCGGGCATCCAGAGGCAGCTGGAGACCAGCGGCGACGAGGTGCGCGCCGAGCAGATCGGCGAGAAGGTGATGGCGGGGCTCAAGACCCTCGACCATGTCGCCTACATCCGCTTCGCCTCCATCTACCGCGACTTCTCCGAAGCGAGCGATTTTGCCGAAATCGCCGAGGAAGTGGGCGAGCCCGCCGACGATCCCGCGGCGCCCCCGGGCAAGTTGCTGTGA
- a CDS encoding TrmH family RNA methyltransferase → MLRCADGSYYVGHSDDLTARVAQHRSGEVEGYTSSRLPVELVWSQEFTTRDEALEAERRIKGWSRAKKEALIAGDWEGVQALSRKLFLRYGASTGSAPTQDQRNEERPLVLSSGPSEAEGRVSKEQSPPPVIVLVRPQLGQNIGKAARAMLNFGLTEMRLVAPRDGWPNPEAGPAASGADVVLERAQVFDSVAEAIADCGQVFASTVRKRDVMTPVVGPEEMASAIRATSGRSAILFGPERSGLATEDVVLASHIVTVPINPEFGSLNLAQAVILLAYEWSRGESLAQPTQFEQEPRAPQSDLEGLIGHFEDALEASGYFHPPERTQATKNTIRTILTKPGWSTREIKAVRGMIRSLVEERRSRG, encoded by the coding sequence ATGCTCCGCTGCGCCGACGGCAGTTACTACGTCGGTCATTCGGACGACCTCACGGCGCGGGTGGCCCAACACCGATCGGGGGAAGTCGAGGGCTACACGTCGAGCCGCCTGCCGGTTGAGCTGGTCTGGTCGCAGGAGTTTACGACACGGGACGAGGCGCTGGAGGCCGAACGGCGGATCAAGGGCTGGAGCCGCGCCAAGAAGGAAGCGCTGATCGCCGGTGACTGGGAGGGCGTGCAGGCACTCTCGCGCAAGCTCTTCCTTCGATACGGCGCTTCGACAGGCTCAGCGCCTACTCAGGACCAACGGAATGAAGAAAGGCCGCTCGTTCTGAGTAGCGGACCGAGCGAAGCCGAGGGCCGCGTATCGAAGGAGCAGAGCCCGCCCCCCGTCATCGTCCTCGTCCGTCCGCAGCTCGGCCAGAATATCGGCAAGGCGGCGCGGGCGATGCTCAATTTCGGGCTGACCGAGATGCGGCTGGTGGCGCCGCGCGACGGCTGGCCCAATCCCGAGGCTGGCCCGGCGGCGAGCGGGGCCGATGTCGTGCTCGAGCGGGCGCAGGTCTTCGACAGCGTCGCCGAGGCGATCGCCGATTGCGGGCAGGTGTTCGCCTCGACGGTGCGCAAGCGTGACGTCATGACGCCGGTGGTCGGTCCCGAGGAGATGGCATCGGCGATCCGGGCGACCAGCGGCCGCAGCGCGATCCTGTTCGGACCCGAGCGCTCGGGCCTCGCGACCGAGGACGTGGTGCTGGCCAGCCACATCGTGACCGTGCCGATCAACCCCGAATTCGGCAGCCTCAACCTCGCCCAGGCGGTGATCCTGCTCGCCTATGAATGGTCGCGCGGGGAAAGCCTCGCCCAGCCGACGCAGTTCGAGCAGGAACCGCGCGCGCCGCAATCGGACCTCGAGGGGCTGATCGGCCACTTCGAGGACGCGCTCGAGGCGAGCGGCTATTTCCATCCGCCCGAGCGAACCCAGGCGACCAAGAACACCATTCGCACGATCCTCACCAAGCCCGGCTGGTCGACCCGCGAGATCAAGGCGGTCCGTGGAATGATCCGGTCGTTGGTCGAAGAACGCCGCTCGCGCGGTTGA